A window of the Phaseolus vulgaris cultivar G19833 chromosome 5, P. vulgaris v2.0, whole genome shotgun sequence genome harbors these coding sequences:
- the LOC137834889 gene encoding O-fucosyltransferase 20-like has protein sequence MAKSKNNAKKLSYISVPSQIINSISSSSLQSLLDSPKKSSRSTNRFFFFFTNSIFRRPRLWFFTLFFFGFLGMLKFGLTLNIPFSPHPCATTLPQNMISPPLSKSNLGVVRDSNIKDEVLLAKAVVSHVELRAQGLDKVEGDGDVEMSEFWQQPDGLGYKPCLSFSRDYRRATDGVLKDRRRYLMVVVSGGLNQQRNQIVDAVVIARILGAALVVPILQVNVIWGDESEFGDIFDLEHFKRVLADDVRVVSALPSTHLMTKPVEGSPPLHVTPSWIRSRYLRRFNREGVLLLRGLDSRLSKDLSSDLQKLRCKVAFNALRFAQPVQELGDRIAERMKSKGPYLALHLRMEKDVWVRTGCLPGLSDELDEIVNNERIERPELLTARSNMTYHERKMAGLCPLNAVEVTRLLKGLGAPKNARMYWAGGEPLGGKEALLPLIQEFPHFYSKEDLALPGELQPFANKASIMAAIDYIVSEKSDVFMPSHGGNMGHAIQGHRAFAGHKKYITPNKRHMLPYFHNSSISEQEFNRIIKELHQDSLGQPELRTIKAGRDVTKYPIPECMCNDSHANS, from the exons ATGGCTAAGTCAAAGAACAATGCCAAGAAGTTGTCCTACATATCAGTTCCTTCTCAGATCATCAATTCCATATCATCTTCTTCTCTGCAATCTCTTCTTGACTCTCCCAAGAAGTCTTCAAGGAGCACCAACAggttctttttcttcttcaccaacagcatcttcaggaggccaagactGTGGtttttcactctctttttctttggtTTCCTTGGCATGCTCAAGTTTGGCCTCACCCTTAACATCCCATTTTCTCCCCACCCATGTGCCACAACCCTGCCTCAGAACATGATCTCACCCCCACTTTCAAAGTCAAACCTTGGTGTTGTGAGAGACAGTAACATAAAAGATGAGGTTTTGTTGGCAAAGGCTGTGGTTTCCCATGTGGAGCTGAGAGCACAGGGATTGGACAAGGTGGAAGGTGATGGAGATGTTGAGATGAGCGAGTTCTGGCAGCAACCAGATGGGTTGGGATACAAACCTTGCCTGAGTTTTAGCAGGGATTACAGAAGAGCAACTGATGGGGTTCTAAAGGATAGGAGAAGGTACCTCATGGTGGTGGTTTCTGGGGGCTTGAATCAGCAAAGGAATCAAATTGTTGATGCAGTTGTCATTGCTAGGATTCTTGGGGCTGCTTTGGTTGTTCCTATATTGCAAGTCAATGTCATTTGGGGTGATGAAAG TGAGTTTGGTGATATATTTGATTTGGAGCACTTCAAGAGAGTTCTTGCCGATGATGTGCGAGTGGTTTCAGCATTGCCATCAACGCACCTAATGACTAAACCAGTGGAGGGAAGTCCTCCCCTTCATGTCACTCCCAGTTGGATCCGTTCAAGATATCTCAGAAGA TTCAACAGAGAAGGTGTTTTGCTCTTACGTGGTTTGGATTCAAGGCTTTCAAAGGATCTTTCTTCTGATCTTCAAAAGCTTAGATGCAAG GTTGCTTTCAATGCACTGAGGTTTGCTCAACCGGTTCAGGAACTTGGGGACAGGATTGCAGAGAGAATGAAGAGCAAGGGACCTTACCTTGCTCTTCATCTAAGAATGGAAAAGGATGTGTGGGTGAGAACTGGTTGCCTCCCTGGTCTGAGTGACGAACTCGACGAGATTGTTAACAATGAGAGGATAGAACGGCCGGAGCTATTGACTGCAAGATCAAACATGACTTACCATGAAAGGAAGATGGCTGGTCTGTGCCCTTTGAATGCTGTGGAGGTTACCAG GCTTCTGAAGGGTCTAGGAGCTCCAAAGAATGCAAGAATGTATTGGGCCGGAGGAGAACCTTTGGGTGGAAAAGAAGCATTGCTTCCATTGATCCAAGAGTTTCCTCATTTTTATAGTAAGGAAGATCTTGCCTTGCCAGGAGAACTGCAACCGTTTGCAAATAAGGCATCCATAATGGCTGCCATAGATTACATAGTCTCTGAGAAAAGTGATGTTTTCATGCCATCTCATGGAGGAAATATGGGCCATGCAATTCAG GGTCACAGGGCCTTTGCTGGGCACAAGAAATATATAACTCCAAACAAGAGACACATGCTCCCTTATTTTCATAATTCTTCCATCTCTGAACAAGAGTTCAACAGAATCATCAAGGAGTTGCACCAGGACTCATTGGGGCAGCCTGAACTTCGGACTATCAAAGCTGGAAGGGATGTTACCAAGTATCCTATTCCTGAGTGCATGTGCAATGATTCACATGCTAATTCTTGA
- the LOC137834890 gene encoding S-adenosyl-L-methionine-dependent uroporphyrinogen III methyltransferase, chloroplastic produces the protein MALLHKLASFSSLNSPFTRNPHYSPPRRHLVSFSASPFTEKHSRERYLRDRWVYDDRQTMSFTPPCDSGSAREEDIALQLPELKKLLEVLREKRESEGKCSGGECVPGNVFLVGTGPGDPELLTLKAVRVIKSADLLLYDRLVSNDVLDLVAPQAKLLYVGKTAGYHSRTQEEIHELLLSFAEAGATVVRLKGGDPLVFGRGGEEMDFLQQQGIQVKVIPGITAASGIAAELGIPLTHRGIANSVRFLTGHSRKGGSDPLFVSENAADSDSTLVVYMGLSTFPSLAQKLMLHGLSPQTPAAAIERGTTLQQRIVFAELKDLSEKIASAQLVSPTLIIIGKVVELSPFWPTSTIEEPCLMQT, from the exons ATGGCTCTTCTTCACAAGCTCGCATCTTTTTCCTCTCTCAACTCACCCTTTACCAGAAATCCCCATTATTCTCCTCCCCGCCGCCACCTCGTTTCCTTCTCCGCCTCCCCCTTCACGGAGAAGCACTCCCGAGAGAGGTACCTGAGGGACCGATGGGTGTACGATGATAGACAAACGATGTCGTTTACTCCCCCCTGCGACTCGGGATCCGCGAGGGAGGAAGACATAGCCCTGCAGCTGCCGGAGCTGAAGAAGCTGCTGGAGGTGCTGAGGGAGAAGAGGGAGAGTGAGGGGAAGTGCAGTGGAGGGGAGTGTGTGCCAGGGAATGTGTTCTTGGTGGGAACCGGGCCTGGGGACCCTGAGCTTCTCACTCTCAAGGCTGTGAGAGTGATTAAGAGTGCTGATTTGCTGCTGTATGACAGATTGGTGTCCAATGATGTGCTGGATTTGGTTGCCCCTCAGGCCAAGCTTCTCTATGTGGGAAAAACTGCGGGATACCATAGTAGAACACAG GAGGAAATACATGAACTTCTTTTGAGTTTTGCAGAAGCTGGGGCAACTGTTGTGAGACTTAAAGGGGGTGATCCATTG GTGTTTGGGAGGGGTGGGGAGGAAATGGACTTTTTGCAACAGCAAGGTATCCAAGTCAAAGTTATTCCAG GTATAACTGCTGCATCTGGAATAGCCGCAGAGTTGGGAATACCATTAACTCACCGAGGCATTGCAAATAGTGTGAGATTTCTCACAGGGCATTCAAGGAAAGGAGGATCTGATCCTCTCTTTGTATCGGAAAATGCTGCTGATTCTGATTCTACCTTGGTGGTTTATATGGGCTTGTCGACCTTCCCTTCACTTGCACAGAAGTTAATGCTTCATGGTTTGTCCCCTCAGACCCCAGCTGCAGCCATTGAGCGAGGGACAACACTTCAGCAGCGCATA GTGTTTGCTGAACTAAAAGACCTTTCTGAGAAAATTGCATCAGCTCAGCTGGTGTCACCAACGCTGATTATAATAGGAAAAGTTGTTGAACTATCCCCATTTTGGCCAACTTCAACAATAGAAGAACCATGTTTAATGCAGACATGA
- the LOC137834891 gene encoding serine/threonine/tyrosine-protein kinase HT1-like — protein MLQGKCKNRKESSSSWPLAKCFHHIHRRDIGMGNAQEWNIDFSDLFIGYKFSHGAHSQIYHGIYKQQHVAIKIFKVRECEEKGNLRSLLETQFLREITHLPRLHHQNVVSFMAAYKDTDSYYILTEYQQKGSLRVYLNKLESKPISLERVIAFALDIARGMEYVHAQGIIHRDLKPENVLVDRDSHLKIADFGIACEASKCDSLRGTYRWMAPEMIKEKSYGRKVDVYSFGLILWELVSGTLPFEDMNPVQVAVAVADRNSRPVLPTHCPQGLRDLINQCWALKPDKRLEFWQIVRVLEQLSKQIFL, from the coding sequence ATGTTGCAGGGTAAGTGCAAGAACCGCAaggaatcatcatcatcatggcCATTAGCAAAATGTTTTCACCACATTCATAGAAGAGATATTGGCATGGGAAATGCACAAGAATGGAATATTGATTTTTCTGATCTCTTCATTGGGTACAAGTTTTCTCATGGTGCTCACAGTCAAATTTACCATGGTATATACAAGCAGCAACATGTGGCCATTAAAATCTTCAAGGTACGAGAATGTGAGGAAAAGGGAAACCTTAGATCTCTCTTAGAGACACAATTTTTGAGAGAAATCACACATCTACCTCGTCTGCACCATCAAAATGTGGTGAGTTTCATGGCAGCTTACAAAGACACTGATTCTTATTACATTCTCACGGAGTATCAACAAAAGGGGTCTTTAAGGGTATATTTGAACAAGCTTGAGTCCAAGCCAATTTCTCTCGAAAGGGTCATAGCTTTTGCTTTGGATATTGCTCGTGGAATGGAGTATGTGCATGCACAAGGTATCATTCATAGAGACCTTAAACCTGAGAATGTCCTTGTAGATAGGGACTCTCACCTCAAAATTGCTGATTTTGGCATTGCTTGTGAGGCTTCAAAGTGTGATTCATTGAGGGGAACATATCGCTGGATGGCACCAGAGATGATCAAAGAGAAAAGTTATGGGAGGAAGGTTGATGTGTACAGTTTTGGGCTTATTTTGTGGGAGCTGGTGAGTGGAACACTGCCATTTGAGGACATGAATCCAGTTCAGGTTGCTGTTGCAGTAGCAGATAGGAATTCAAGGCCTGTTCTTCCCACACATTGCCCACAAGGTTTGAGAGATTTGATCAATCAATGCTGGGCCTTGAAACCAGACAAGAGACTTGAATTCTGGCAGATTGTTCGAGTTTTGGAGCAATTGAGCAAACAAATTTTTCTCTGA